In Callospermophilus lateralis isolate mCalLat2 chromosome 4, mCalLat2.hap1, whole genome shotgun sequence, one genomic interval encodes:
- the Arhgef25 gene encoding rho guanine nucleotide exchange factor 25 isoform X2, producing the protein MRGGHKAGRCACPRVIRKVLAKCGCCFARGGRESYSIAGSEGSVSASAVSGLAAPSGPSSGLSSGPCSPGPPGPASSLRRWLDNSKHCLSVETEADDGQAGPYENWMLEPALATGEELPELTLLTTLLEGSGDKTQPPEEETLSQAPENEEEQKKKALERSMYVLSELVETEKMYVDDLGQIVEGYMATMAAQGVPESLRGRDRIVFGNIQQIFEWHRDYFLQELQRCLKDPDWLAQLFIKHERRLHMYVVYCQNKPKSEHVVSEFGDSYFEELRQQLGHRLQLNDLLIKPVQRIMKYQLLLKDFLKYYSRAGMDTEELEQAVEVMCFVPKRCNDMMTLGRLRGFEVWRWGRSLAAQCFCVWFWHSGGPFGELSSSLGLMPQLVGRTEEGREGGADSCLFPPIELKGHILWFQGKLTAQGKLLGQDTFWVTEPEALGLLSSRSRERRVFLFEQIIIFSEALGGGTRGGTQPGYVYKSSIKVSCLGLEGNLQGDPCRFALTSRGPEGGIQRYVLQASDPTVSQAWIKQVAQILESQRDFLNALQSPIEYQRRESQTNSLGRLGGPGIGSPGRIRTGDRSQVSTHTPINGSLPSLLLLPKGEVARAPLSLDTQAPGDNSQAPHGSSPVLPTPNTPPCQARLAKLDEDEL; encoded by the exons ATGCGCGGGGGGCAcaaggcgggtcgctgtgcctgtcccCGTGTGATTCGGAAAGTGCTGGCAAAATGCGGCTGCTGCTTCGCCCGGGGGGGACGTG AATCCTATTCCATTGCTGGCAGTGAGGGGAGTGTATCAGCTTCTGCTGTCTCTGGTCTGGCTGCCCCCTCTGGCCCCAGCTCTGGCCTCAGCTCTGGGCCCTGTTCCCCAGGCCCTCCGGGGCCAGCTAGTAGCCTGAGAAGATGGTTGGATAATTCCAAACATTGTCTCAgtgtggaaactgaggcagatGATGGTCAAGCAGGACCATATGAG AACTGGATGCTGGAGCCAGCTCTAGCCACAGGAGAGGAGCTGCCAGAATTGACCTTGTTAACCACATTGTTGGAGGGCTCTGGAGATAAGACACAG CCACCTGAAGAGGAGACTTTGTCTCAAGCCCCTGAGAATGAAGAGGAACAGAAGAAGAAGGCTCTGGAAAGGAGTAT GTATGTCCTGAGTGAACTGGTAGAAACAGAGAAAATGTATGTGGACGACTTGGGGCAGATTGTGGAG GGTTACATGGCCACCATGGCTGCTCAGGGGGTCCCTGAGAGTCTTCGAGGCCGTGACAGGATTGTGTTTGGGAACATCCAGCAAATCTTTGAGTGGCACCGAGA CTATTTCCTGCAAGAGCTACAGCGGTGTTTAAAGGATCCTGATTGGCTGGCTCAGCTATTCATCAAACAT GAGCGTCGGCTGCATATGTATGTGGTATATTGTCAGAATAAGCCCAAGTCAGAGCACGTGGTGTCAGAGTTTGGGGACAGCTACTTTGAG GAGCTCAGGCAGCAGCTGGGGCACCGACTTCAGCTCAATGACCTCCTCATCAAACCTGTGCAGCGGATAATGAAATACCAACTGCTGCTCAAG GATTTTCTCAAGTATTACAGTAGAGCTGGGATGGATACTGAAGAGCTGGAG CAAGCCGTAGAGGTCATGTGTTTTGTGCCAAAGCGCTGCAATGATATGATGACTCTGGGGAGACTTCGAGGATTTGAGGTATGGAGATGGGGCAGGAGTCTGGCAGCCCAGTGCTTTTGTGTTTGGTTTTGGCACTCTGGAGGTCCTTTTGGAGAATTATCTTCTTCTTTGGGACTGATGCCACAATTGGTTGGGAGAactgaggaaggaagggagggaggagcagACAGTTGCCTTTTTCCTCCTATTGAGCTTAAAGGCCATATTCTTTGGTTCCAGGGCAAACTGACTGCTCAAGGGAAGCTCTTGGGCCAGGACACATTTTGGGTTACGGAACCTGAGGCTCTCGGGCTACTTTCCTCCCGGAGTCGAGAGAGGCGAGTCTTCCTCTTTGAGCAAATCATCATCTTCAGTGAGGCTCTGGGAGGAGGAACTCGAGGTGGCACACAACCTGGATATGTGTACAAGAGCAGCATTAAG GTGAGCTGCCTGGGACTGGAGGGGAACCTCCAAGGTGACCCTTGCCGCTTTGCACTGACCTCCAGAGGGCCAGAAGGTGGGATCCAGCGCTATGTCCTACAGGCTTCAGACCCTACAGTCAGTCAGGCTTGGATCAAACAAGTGGCTCAGATCCTGGAAAGCCAGCGGGACTTTCTCAATG CATTGCAGTCACCCATTGAGTACCAGAGACGGGAGAGCCAGACCAACAGCCTGGGGCGGCTAGGAGGGCCTGGGATAGGGAGCCCTGGGAGAATTCGGACTGGAGACCGATCTCAAGtcagcacacacacacccatCAACGGCTCTCTCCCCTCCCTGCTGTTGTTGCCCAAAGGGGAAGTGGCCAGAGCCCCGCTGTCTCTGGACACACAG GCCCCTGGTGACAACTCCCAGGCACCCCATGGCTCTTCTCCAGTCCTTCCAACACCAAACACCCCTCCCTGTCAGGCCAGACTTGCCAAGTTGGATGAAGATGAGCTGTAA
- the Arhgef25 gene encoding rho guanine nucleotide exchange factor 25 isoform X3 — MKPPDRPAPGRTDRILGVMGGMLRACAVPGQEGPPKRSSLGSGCTKPECDSTEGDQRREHEREVLAWAPQPESYSIAGSEGSVSASAVSGLAAPSGPSSGLSSGPCSPGPPGPASSLRRWLDNSKHCLSVETEADDGQAGPYENWMLEPALATGEELPELTLLTTLLEGSGDKTQPPEEETLSQAPENEEEQKKKALERSMYVLSELVETEKMYVDDLGQIVEGYMATMAAQGVPESLRGRDRIVFGNIQQIFEWHRDYFLQELQRCLKDPDWLAQLFIKHERRLHMYVVYCQNKPKSEHVVSEFGDSYFEELRQQLGHRLQLNDLLIKPVQRIMKYQLLLKDFLKYYSRAGMDTEELEQAVEVMCFVPKRCNDMMTLGRLRGFEGKLTAQGKLLGQDTFWVTEPEALGLLSSRSRERRVFLFEQIIIFSEALGGGTRGGTQPGYVYKSSIKVSCLGLEGNLQGDPCRFALTSRGPEGGIQRYVLQASDPTVSQAWIKQVAQILESQRDFLNALQSPIEYQRRESQTNSLGRLGGPGIGSPGRIRTGDRSQVSTHTPINGSLPSLLLLPKGEVARAPLSLDTQAPGDNSQAPHGSSPVLPTPNTPPCQARLAKLDEDEL, encoded by the exons ATGAAGCCCCCGGACCGCCCCGCCCCTGGCCGCACTGACCGGATACTGGGGGTCATGGGGGGCATGCTACGCGCATGCGCCGTACCCGGGCAGGAGGGG CCCCCGAAGAGAAGCTCCCTAGGGTCGGGGTGTACCAAGCCAGAGTGTGACAGTACCGAGGGTGATCAGAGAAGGGAGCACGAACGTGAGGTCCTCGCCTGGGCTCCGCAGCCCG AATCCTATTCCATTGCTGGCAGTGAGGGGAGTGTATCAGCTTCTGCTGTCTCTGGTCTGGCTGCCCCCTCTGGCCCCAGCTCTGGCCTCAGCTCTGGGCCCTGTTCCCCAGGCCCTCCGGGGCCAGCTAGTAGCCTGAGAAGATGGTTGGATAATTCCAAACATTGTCTCAgtgtggaaactgaggcagatGATGGTCAAGCAGGACCATATGAG AACTGGATGCTGGAGCCAGCTCTAGCCACAGGAGAGGAGCTGCCAGAATTGACCTTGTTAACCACATTGTTGGAGGGCTCTGGAGATAAGACACAG CCACCTGAAGAGGAGACTTTGTCTCAAGCCCCTGAGAATGAAGAGGAACAGAAGAAGAAGGCTCTGGAAAGGAGTAT GTATGTCCTGAGTGAACTGGTAGAAACAGAGAAAATGTATGTGGACGACTTGGGGCAGATTGTGGAG GGTTACATGGCCACCATGGCTGCTCAGGGGGTCCCTGAGAGTCTTCGAGGCCGTGACAGGATTGTGTTTGGGAACATCCAGCAAATCTTTGAGTGGCACCGAGA CTATTTCCTGCAAGAGCTACAGCGGTGTTTAAAGGATCCTGATTGGCTGGCTCAGCTATTCATCAAACAT GAGCGTCGGCTGCATATGTATGTGGTATATTGTCAGAATAAGCCCAAGTCAGAGCACGTGGTGTCAGAGTTTGGGGACAGCTACTTTGAG GAGCTCAGGCAGCAGCTGGGGCACCGACTTCAGCTCAATGACCTCCTCATCAAACCTGTGCAGCGGATAATGAAATACCAACTGCTGCTCAAG GATTTTCTCAAGTATTACAGTAGAGCTGGGATGGATACTGAAGAGCTGGAG CAAGCCGTAGAGGTCATGTGTTTTGTGCCAAAGCGCTGCAATGATATGATGACTCTGGGGAGACTTCGAGGATTTGAG GGCAAACTGACTGCTCAAGGGAAGCTCTTGGGCCAGGACACATTTTGGGTTACGGAACCTGAGGCTCTCGGGCTACTTTCCTCCCGGAGTCGAGAGAGGCGAGTCTTCCTCTTTGAGCAAATCATCATCTTCAGTGAGGCTCTGGGAGGAGGAACTCGAGGTGGCACACAACCTGGATATGTGTACAAGAGCAGCATTAAG GTGAGCTGCCTGGGACTGGAGGGGAACCTCCAAGGTGACCCTTGCCGCTTTGCACTGACCTCCAGAGGGCCAGAAGGTGGGATCCAGCGCTATGTCCTACAGGCTTCAGACCCTACAGTCAGTCAGGCTTGGATCAAACAAGTGGCTCAGATCCTGGAAAGCCAGCGGGACTTTCTCAATG CATTGCAGTCACCCATTGAGTACCAGAGACGGGAGAGCCAGACCAACAGCCTGGGGCGGCTAGGAGGGCCTGGGATAGGGAGCCCTGGGAGAATTCGGACTGGAGACCGATCTCAAGtcagcacacacacacccatCAACGGCTCTCTCCCCTCCCTGCTGTTGTTGCCCAAAGGGGAAGTGGCCAGAGCCCCGCTGTCTCTGGACACACAG GCCCCTGGTGACAACTCCCAGGCACCCCATGGCTCTTCTCCAGTCCTTCCAACACCAAACACCCCTCCCTGTCAGGCCAGACTTGCCAAGTTGGATGAAGATGAGCTGTAA
- the Dtx3 gene encoding putative E3 ubiquitin-protein ligase DTX3 isoform X2: MSFVLSRMAACGGTCKNKVTVSKPVWDFLSKETPARLARLREEHRVSILIDGETSDIYVLQLSPQGPPPAPPNGLYLARKALKGLLKEAEKELKKAQRQGELMGCLALGGGGEHPELHRPGPPPLRAAPLLPPGARGLPPPPPPLPPPLPPRLREEAEEQESTCPICLGEIQNAKTLEKCRHSFCEGCITRALQVKKACPMCGRFYGQLVGNQPQNGRMLVSKDATLLLPSYEKYGTIVIQYVFPPGVQGAEHPNPGVRYPGTTRVAYLPDCPEGNKVLTLFRKAFDQRLTFTIGTSMTTGRPNVITWNDIHHKTSCTGGPQLFGYPDPTYLTRVQEELRAKGITDD; the protein is encoded by the exons A TGTCGTTCGTCCTGTCCAGAATGGCAGCCTGTGGAGGCACCTGCAAGAACAAAGTGACTGTCTCCAAGCCTGTGTGGGACTTCCTGAGCAAAGAGACCCCAGCCCGGCTGGCCCGGCTTCGGGAGGAGCACCGAGTGTCCATCCTCATAGATGGCGAGACTTCTGACATCTATGTTCTCCAGCTTTCCCCACAGGGTCCTCCCCCAGCCCCTCCCAATGGGCTCTACCTGGCCCGGAAGGCCCTTAAGGGGCTGCTgaaagaggcagagaaagagcTGAAGAAAGCTCAGAGGCAGGGGGAGCTTATGGGCTGCCTGGCTTTGGGGGGTGGTGGGGAACACCCTGAGCTGCACCGCCCAGGCCCACCCCCTCTTCGAGCAGCCCCACTCCTGCCCCCAGGGGCACGGGGgctcccccctcctccccctcccctgcctcctcctcttcctccccgtcTTCGGGAGGAGGCAGAAGAGCAGGAGAGCACCTGCCCCATCTGTCTCGGGGAGATTCAGAATGCCAAGACGTTGGAGAAGTGCCGGCACTCATTCTGCGAGGGCTGCATCACCCGGGCACTGCAGGTGAAAAAGGCCTGCCCCATGTGTGGCCGCTTCTATGGGCAGCTTGTGGGCAACCAGCCTCAGAATGGGAGGATGCTGGTTTCCAAGGACGCCACCCTCCTACTGCCCAGCTATGAGAAGTATGGCACCATTGTCATCCAGTACGTCTTCCCGCCCGGTGTCCAGGGG GCTGAACACCCAAACCCAGGAGTTCGGTATCCTGGCACCACACGGGTGGCCTACCTCCCGGATTGCCCTGAGGGCAACAAGGTGCTGACCCTGTTCCGAAAGGCATTTGACCAGCGTCTCACCTTCACTATTGGCACGTCCATGACCACAGGGAGACCAAATGTCATCACCTGGAACGACATCCACCACAAGACCAGCTGCACAGGGGGACCCCAGCT GTTTGGGTACCCGGACCCCACCTACTTGACCCGGGTTCAAGAGGAACTGAGAGCCAAGGGTATCACAGATGACTGA
- the Arhgef25 gene encoding rho guanine nucleotide exchange factor 25 isoform X4: protein MRGGHKAGRCACPRVIRKVLAKCGCCFARGGRESYSIAGSEGSVSASAVSGLAAPSGPSSGLSSGPCSPGPPGPASSLRRWLDNSKHCLSVETEADDGQAGPYENWMLEPALATGEELPELTLLTTLLEGSGDKTQPPEEETLSQAPENEEEQKKKALERSMYVLSELVETEKMYVDDLGQIVEGYMATMAAQGVPESLRGRDRIVFGNIQQIFEWHRDYFLQELQRCLKDPDWLAQLFIKHERRLHMYVVYCQNKPKSEHVVSEFGDSYFEELRQQLGHRLQLNDLLIKPVQRIMKYQLLLKDFLKYYSRAGMDTEELEQAVEVMCFVPKRCNDMMTLGRLRGFEGKLTAQGKLLGQDTFWVTEPEALGLLSSRSRERRVFLFEQIIIFSEALGGGTRGGTQPGYVYKSSIKVSCLGLEGNLQGDPCRFALTSRGPEGGIQRYVLQASDPTVSQAWIKQVAQILESQRDFLNALQSPIEYQRRESQTNSLGRLGGPGIGSPGRIRTGDRSQVSTHTPINGSLPSLLLLPKGEVARAPLSLDTQAPGDNSQAPHGSSPVLPTPNTPPCQARLAKLDEDEL, encoded by the exons ATGCGCGGGGGGCAcaaggcgggtcgctgtgcctgtcccCGTGTGATTCGGAAAGTGCTGGCAAAATGCGGCTGCTGCTTCGCCCGGGGGGGACGTG AATCCTATTCCATTGCTGGCAGTGAGGGGAGTGTATCAGCTTCTGCTGTCTCTGGTCTGGCTGCCCCCTCTGGCCCCAGCTCTGGCCTCAGCTCTGGGCCCTGTTCCCCAGGCCCTCCGGGGCCAGCTAGTAGCCTGAGAAGATGGTTGGATAATTCCAAACATTGTCTCAgtgtggaaactgaggcagatGATGGTCAAGCAGGACCATATGAG AACTGGATGCTGGAGCCAGCTCTAGCCACAGGAGAGGAGCTGCCAGAATTGACCTTGTTAACCACATTGTTGGAGGGCTCTGGAGATAAGACACAG CCACCTGAAGAGGAGACTTTGTCTCAAGCCCCTGAGAATGAAGAGGAACAGAAGAAGAAGGCTCTGGAAAGGAGTAT GTATGTCCTGAGTGAACTGGTAGAAACAGAGAAAATGTATGTGGACGACTTGGGGCAGATTGTGGAG GGTTACATGGCCACCATGGCTGCTCAGGGGGTCCCTGAGAGTCTTCGAGGCCGTGACAGGATTGTGTTTGGGAACATCCAGCAAATCTTTGAGTGGCACCGAGA CTATTTCCTGCAAGAGCTACAGCGGTGTTTAAAGGATCCTGATTGGCTGGCTCAGCTATTCATCAAACAT GAGCGTCGGCTGCATATGTATGTGGTATATTGTCAGAATAAGCCCAAGTCAGAGCACGTGGTGTCAGAGTTTGGGGACAGCTACTTTGAG GAGCTCAGGCAGCAGCTGGGGCACCGACTTCAGCTCAATGACCTCCTCATCAAACCTGTGCAGCGGATAATGAAATACCAACTGCTGCTCAAG GATTTTCTCAAGTATTACAGTAGAGCTGGGATGGATACTGAAGAGCTGGAG CAAGCCGTAGAGGTCATGTGTTTTGTGCCAAAGCGCTGCAATGATATGATGACTCTGGGGAGACTTCGAGGATTTGAG GGCAAACTGACTGCTCAAGGGAAGCTCTTGGGCCAGGACACATTTTGGGTTACGGAACCTGAGGCTCTCGGGCTACTTTCCTCCCGGAGTCGAGAGAGGCGAGTCTTCCTCTTTGAGCAAATCATCATCTTCAGTGAGGCTCTGGGAGGAGGAACTCGAGGTGGCACACAACCTGGATATGTGTACAAGAGCAGCATTAAG GTGAGCTGCCTGGGACTGGAGGGGAACCTCCAAGGTGACCCTTGCCGCTTTGCACTGACCTCCAGAGGGCCAGAAGGTGGGATCCAGCGCTATGTCCTACAGGCTTCAGACCCTACAGTCAGTCAGGCTTGGATCAAACAAGTGGCTCAGATCCTGGAAAGCCAGCGGGACTTTCTCAATG CATTGCAGTCACCCATTGAGTACCAGAGACGGGAGAGCCAGACCAACAGCCTGGGGCGGCTAGGAGGGCCTGGGATAGGGAGCCCTGGGAGAATTCGGACTGGAGACCGATCTCAAGtcagcacacacacacccatCAACGGCTCTCTCCCCTCCCTGCTGTTGTTGCCCAAAGGGGAAGTGGCCAGAGCCCCGCTGTCTCTGGACACACAG GCCCCTGGTGACAACTCCCAGGCACCCCATGGCTCTTCTCCAGTCCTTCCAACACCAAACACCCCTCCCTGTCAGGCCAGACTTGCCAAGTTGGATGAAGATGAGCTGTAA
- the Arhgef25 gene encoding rho guanine nucleotide exchange factor 25 isoform X1, protein MKPPDRPAPGRTDRILGVMGGMLRACAVPGQEGPPKRSSLGSGCTKPECDSTEGDQRREHEREVLAWAPQPESYSIAGSEGSVSASAVSGLAAPSGPSSGLSSGPCSPGPPGPASSLRRWLDNSKHCLSVETEADDGQAGPYENWMLEPALATGEELPELTLLTTLLEGSGDKTQPPEEETLSQAPENEEEQKKKALERSMYVLSELVETEKMYVDDLGQIVEGYMATMAAQGVPESLRGRDRIVFGNIQQIFEWHRDYFLQELQRCLKDPDWLAQLFIKHERRLHMYVVYCQNKPKSEHVVSEFGDSYFEELRQQLGHRLQLNDLLIKPVQRIMKYQLLLKDFLKYYSRAGMDTEELEQAVEVMCFVPKRCNDMMTLGRLRGFEVWRWGRSLAAQCFCVWFWHSGGPFGELSSSLGLMPQLVGRTEEGREGGADSCLFPPIELKGHILWFQGKLTAQGKLLGQDTFWVTEPEALGLLSSRSRERRVFLFEQIIIFSEALGGGTRGGTQPGYVYKSSIKVSCLGLEGNLQGDPCRFALTSRGPEGGIQRYVLQASDPTVSQAWIKQVAQILESQRDFLNALQSPIEYQRRESQTNSLGRLGGPGIGSPGRIRTGDRSQVSTHTPINGSLPSLLLLPKGEVARAPLSLDTQAPGDNSQAPHGSSPVLPTPNTPPCQARLAKLDEDEL, encoded by the exons ATGAAGCCCCCGGACCGCCCCGCCCCTGGCCGCACTGACCGGATACTGGGGGTCATGGGGGGCATGCTACGCGCATGCGCCGTACCCGGGCAGGAGGGG CCCCCGAAGAGAAGCTCCCTAGGGTCGGGGTGTACCAAGCCAGAGTGTGACAGTACCGAGGGTGATCAGAGAAGGGAGCACGAACGTGAGGTCCTCGCCTGGGCTCCGCAGCCCG AATCCTATTCCATTGCTGGCAGTGAGGGGAGTGTATCAGCTTCTGCTGTCTCTGGTCTGGCTGCCCCCTCTGGCCCCAGCTCTGGCCTCAGCTCTGGGCCCTGTTCCCCAGGCCCTCCGGGGCCAGCTAGTAGCCTGAGAAGATGGTTGGATAATTCCAAACATTGTCTCAgtgtggaaactgaggcagatGATGGTCAAGCAGGACCATATGAG AACTGGATGCTGGAGCCAGCTCTAGCCACAGGAGAGGAGCTGCCAGAATTGACCTTGTTAACCACATTGTTGGAGGGCTCTGGAGATAAGACACAG CCACCTGAAGAGGAGACTTTGTCTCAAGCCCCTGAGAATGAAGAGGAACAGAAGAAGAAGGCTCTGGAAAGGAGTAT GTATGTCCTGAGTGAACTGGTAGAAACAGAGAAAATGTATGTGGACGACTTGGGGCAGATTGTGGAG GGTTACATGGCCACCATGGCTGCTCAGGGGGTCCCTGAGAGTCTTCGAGGCCGTGACAGGATTGTGTTTGGGAACATCCAGCAAATCTTTGAGTGGCACCGAGA CTATTTCCTGCAAGAGCTACAGCGGTGTTTAAAGGATCCTGATTGGCTGGCTCAGCTATTCATCAAACAT GAGCGTCGGCTGCATATGTATGTGGTATATTGTCAGAATAAGCCCAAGTCAGAGCACGTGGTGTCAGAGTTTGGGGACAGCTACTTTGAG GAGCTCAGGCAGCAGCTGGGGCACCGACTTCAGCTCAATGACCTCCTCATCAAACCTGTGCAGCGGATAATGAAATACCAACTGCTGCTCAAG GATTTTCTCAAGTATTACAGTAGAGCTGGGATGGATACTGAAGAGCTGGAG CAAGCCGTAGAGGTCATGTGTTTTGTGCCAAAGCGCTGCAATGATATGATGACTCTGGGGAGACTTCGAGGATTTGAGGTATGGAGATGGGGCAGGAGTCTGGCAGCCCAGTGCTTTTGTGTTTGGTTTTGGCACTCTGGAGGTCCTTTTGGAGAATTATCTTCTTCTTTGGGACTGATGCCACAATTGGTTGGGAGAactgaggaaggaagggagggaggagcagACAGTTGCCTTTTTCCTCCTATTGAGCTTAAAGGCCATATTCTTTGGTTCCAGGGCAAACTGACTGCTCAAGGGAAGCTCTTGGGCCAGGACACATTTTGGGTTACGGAACCTGAGGCTCTCGGGCTACTTTCCTCCCGGAGTCGAGAGAGGCGAGTCTTCCTCTTTGAGCAAATCATCATCTTCAGTGAGGCTCTGGGAGGAGGAACTCGAGGTGGCACACAACCTGGATATGTGTACAAGAGCAGCATTAAG GTGAGCTGCCTGGGACTGGAGGGGAACCTCCAAGGTGACCCTTGCCGCTTTGCACTGACCTCCAGAGGGCCAGAAGGTGGGATCCAGCGCTATGTCCTACAGGCTTCAGACCCTACAGTCAGTCAGGCTTGGATCAAACAAGTGGCTCAGATCCTGGAAAGCCAGCGGGACTTTCTCAATG CATTGCAGTCACCCATTGAGTACCAGAGACGGGAGAGCCAGACCAACAGCCTGGGGCGGCTAGGAGGGCCTGGGATAGGGAGCCCTGGGAGAATTCGGACTGGAGACCGATCTCAAGtcagcacacacacacccatCAACGGCTCTCTCCCCTCCCTGCTGTTGTTGCCCAAAGGGGAAGTGGCCAGAGCCCCGCTGTCTCTGGACACACAG GCCCCTGGTGACAACTCCCAGGCACCCCATGGCTCTTCTCCAGTCCTTCCAACACCAAACACCCCTCCCTGTCAGGCCAGACTTGCCAAGTTGGATGAAGATGAGCTGTAA
- the Dtx3 gene encoding putative E3 ubiquitin-protein ligase DTX3 isoform X1, with product MPILSSSGSKMAACGGTCKNKVTVSKPVWDFLSKETPARLARLREEHRVSILIDGETSDIYVLQLSPQGPPPAPPNGLYLARKALKGLLKEAEKELKKAQRQGELMGCLALGGGGEHPELHRPGPPPLRAAPLLPPGARGLPPPPPPLPPPLPPRLREEAEEQESTCPICLGEIQNAKTLEKCRHSFCEGCITRALQVKKACPMCGRFYGQLVGNQPQNGRMLVSKDATLLLPSYEKYGTIVIQYVFPPGVQGAEHPNPGVRYPGTTRVAYLPDCPEGNKVLTLFRKAFDQRLTFTIGTSMTTGRPNVITWNDIHHKTSCTGGPQLFGYPDPTYLTRVQEELRAKGITDD from the exons ATGCCAATTTTAAGCTCTTCAGGATCAAA AATGGCAGCCTGTGGAGGCACCTGCAAGAACAAAGTGACTGTCTCCAAGCCTGTGTGGGACTTCCTGAGCAAAGAGACCCCAGCCCGGCTGGCCCGGCTTCGGGAGGAGCACCGAGTGTCCATCCTCATAGATGGCGAGACTTCTGACATCTATGTTCTCCAGCTTTCCCCACAGGGTCCTCCCCCAGCCCCTCCCAATGGGCTCTACCTGGCCCGGAAGGCCCTTAAGGGGCTGCTgaaagaggcagagaaagagcTGAAGAAAGCTCAGAGGCAGGGGGAGCTTATGGGCTGCCTGGCTTTGGGGGGTGGTGGGGAACACCCTGAGCTGCACCGCCCAGGCCCACCCCCTCTTCGAGCAGCCCCACTCCTGCCCCCAGGGGCACGGGGgctcccccctcctccccctcccctgcctcctcctcttcctccccgtcTTCGGGAGGAGGCAGAAGAGCAGGAGAGCACCTGCCCCATCTGTCTCGGGGAGATTCAGAATGCCAAGACGTTGGAGAAGTGCCGGCACTCATTCTGCGAGGGCTGCATCACCCGGGCACTGCAGGTGAAAAAGGCCTGCCCCATGTGTGGCCGCTTCTATGGGCAGCTTGTGGGCAACCAGCCTCAGAATGGGAGGATGCTGGTTTCCAAGGACGCCACCCTCCTACTGCCCAGCTATGAGAAGTATGGCACCATTGTCATCCAGTACGTCTTCCCGCCCGGTGTCCAGGGG GCTGAACACCCAAACCCAGGAGTTCGGTATCCTGGCACCACACGGGTGGCCTACCTCCCGGATTGCCCTGAGGGCAACAAGGTGCTGACCCTGTTCCGAAAGGCATTTGACCAGCGTCTCACCTTCACTATTGGCACGTCCATGACCACAGGGAGACCAAATGTCATCACCTGGAACGACATCCACCACAAGACCAGCTGCACAGGGGGACCCCAGCT GTTTGGGTACCCGGACCCCACCTACTTGACCCGGGTTCAAGAGGAACTGAGAGCCAAGGGTATCACAGATGACTGA